A section of the Callospermophilus lateralis isolate mCalLat2 chromosome 16, mCalLat2.hap1, whole genome shotgun sequence genome encodes:
- the Wdr97 gene encoding LOW QUALITY PROTEIN: WD repeat-containing protein 97 (The sequence of the model RefSeq protein was modified relative to this genomic sequence to represent the inferred CDS: inserted 2 bases in 1 codon; deleted 2 bases in 1 codon; substituted 1 base at 1 genomic stop codon), whose translation MEANMLDTSKPLSSEGDNLLLDSDLYDVDGFDNPDPGLLSEKNDLCCLEQSQVLQLFTSTQRWQNMPLCTRAHQLWLLIRTGLHNVVEKEKRAELRVARLTHGLEPLRRLEVPAGLRSVAQDPVGGRFVVLDGAGCLHLHKKDGWAQETLLAPVALTGLVAVLGPLGAVGRFVGWGPTGLAILRPDLSLLWLSQPEVGRVLGREPTCCLPVPNLGLLLVAEVGGSLALFKFRSGGRRLVLRGLPLQPPPGLVGTLKRLALGPGSTHQDTHCFAAYGSAVLTFNLQAWNLTDVRQNLHKTTISDLAYFEEAKAMVTSSQDSTVKVWEVNWQIRMVFVGHTGPVTAMVILPNTTRVSSASQDGTLRTWDLQAAAQVGEVALCSWGQDVLSARVSRLLAPAARGWPVLSLCASSVELWRLSELYSPLAQLPAPVLHLQVAPALPAPVNPSLPARLVCACVDGSVYLVSAATGRTVSALLLEAEDCAVAVAYCLPREALWLLTRTGHLVRANAACCPMSVLHRVCPPPPPAPQPCCLHLYSHLTDPGSALACWEIVRQNEGDLRRSAMAWAWKNKNRYLPVIGHTDGALSVLDWLSSKTVFHTEAHSPGPVTAIASTWNSIVSSGGDLTVKMWRVFPYAEESLSLLRTFSCCHPVVVLCALGKRITVGFEDPNTATYGLVQFGLGEGRRCDHRPQDDPMDHITGLCCCPTLKLYACSSLDCTIRIWTSENRLLRLLQLDGSPQALAFSSNSGDLVLAMGSRLCLVSHRLYLPTAYLVKNLCQKAPDVVDDPPLPLTSHESLTSIQMQRLTNLQGAFSLSPALLSTRRQTAAPQQLVMKEDLEAIMARDQDLQELRLGQVIPAARPPPSWKQRQEAFDNYLRLIYGPGLLDMQFKREPQQGSIMTLTTEREPRQDMCTLSRTASCFGQATISSEAQTVPKALLHPQTPGAPGQHFAHPPKXSCPFHPXHQKVHSKVSKLLACSSLSCDLGLSLDLQMQLEQLREEMTVALDPPSSHLQVPLWLQKQPKDPLSNLKGFFPATVQSHKYCPRPISFPGCVPNSVVLQQMWPSTEISYLRPLTTLTSYTENRLKPDASLDDLWLQRHRWSKWHSRLMQWLHGKSEEEEEEEEEEEKELKIDWISASLSSPRMYSDQQLDYWEAEAGSAMDLIGESQSFHEAPRTKTYFGSQYHQGHSLWEERYGHLPRFLHSFVIQNWFKKLFPIFTLEAYPEMGTVEGLASMLVDLLAEATWEDRVHILNALLRLLPDVSSDLHSRLQSNLLHLLNLDNPPSLQDHIQKQFVMLALQLLLACSLDSRDVVLELMSYFLYSPASDRPELKKLLNGLGLRDPEGFLFKEMTTWVRGSKLNSKAKLRLHCCQKLEGMIQQLKMETLQPSTAQLSVVLPKGSGTWPPSFPPREDQSQASAVSGAPSSVFWPQASQALLHVLEPPLLVVSPTESKAGAPEPQAHFCTGQTRRSLSETLKSFCSVPEPSMPTAPHGLPQPLEKTDWSHWQMLDLGYIDALNYFCEQHQVQQQSLIQKETEQPPCSASPRPPVPNTVVAPPRDQGHYPILRLQEAKARSSGMRMKGPVMSHLSTHCARSLDRSIRVLKLPLPRVELQPFPPGWPAPPRALPPLLLQPTLQRYFLPQDADPDSYS comes from the exons ATGGAGGCTAACATGTTGGACACAAGCAAGCCCTTATCATCAGAAGGCGATAACTTGCTTCTGGACTCAGACCTGTATGATGTAGACGGCTTTGATAACCCAGACCCTGGGCTGCTGTCAGAAAAGAATG ATCTGTGTTGCCTGGAGCAGTCACAGGTCCTGCAGCTTTTCACCAGCACCCAGCGGTGGCAAAACATGCCCCTGTGCACCCGCGCCCACCAGCTGTGGCTGCTCATTCGTACTGGTCTCCACAACGTTGTGGAAAAG GAAAAGAGAGCTGAGCTGCGTGTTGCTCGATTGACACATGGGCTGGAGCCACTGCGCCGCCTGGAGGTGCCAGCTGGGCTGCGATCCGTGGCACAAGACCCAGTGGGAGGACGTTTCGTGGTGCTGGATGGGGCAGGTTGCCTGCACCTGCATAAAAAGGATGGCTGGGCTCAGGAGACACTGCTGGCCCCTGTGGCACTTACTGGTCTGGTAGCTGTGCTGGGCCCTCTGGGAGCGGTGGGTCGCTTTGTAGGTTGGGGCCCCACAGGGCTGGCCATACTAAGGCCAGACCTCAGCCTGCTGTGGTTGAGCCAGCCCGAGGTGGGTAGGGTGCTAGGCCGTGAGCCCACTTGCTGCCTGCCGGTGCCCAACCTGGGGCTGCTGCTTGTGGCTGAGGTGGGCGGCAGCCTGGCTCTCTTTAAGTTCCGCTCAGGTGGTCGCCGCCTGGTGCTGCGTGGCTTACCCCTGCAGCCACCACCAGGCCTGGTGGGCACACTCAAGCGTCTGGCTCTGGGGCCAGGGTCTACCCACCAAGACACACACTGCTTCGCAGCCTACGGCTCAGCTGTGCTCACCTTCAATCTACAAGCTTGGAATCTCACAGATGTGCGCCAAAATCTGCACAAAAC caccatctcTGACCTGGCCTACTTCGAGGAGGCAAAGGCCATGGTGACGTCTTCCCAAGACAGTACGGTGAAGGTGTGGGAGGTTAACTGGCAGATCCGCATGGTGTTCGTGGGTCACACAG GCCCGGTGACAGCAATGGTCATTCTCCCGAACACCACCAGAGTGTCTTCCGCCTCTCAGGATGGAACGTTGCGCACATGGGACCTGCAAGCAGCGGCGCAGGTGGGAGAGGTGGCGCTGTGCTCCTGGGGCCAGGACGTGCTGTCCGCGCGCGTGAGCCGCTTGCTGGCACCTGCGGCCCGGGGCTGGCCGGTGCTCTCACTGTGCGCGAGCAGCGTGGAGCTTTGGCGCCTGAGCGAGCTCTACTCGCCATTGGCGCAGCTGCCCGCGCCGGTGCTCCACCTCCAGGTGGCGCCTGCGCTACCAGCGCCCGTGAACCCATCTCTGCCCGCGCGCCTCGTATGCGCTTGTGTGGATGGCTCCGTCTACCTGGTGTCAGCTGCAACAGGGAGAAcagtgagcgcgctactgctcgAGGCCGAGGACTGCGCGGTTGCGGTGGCCTACTGCCTTCCGCGCGAGGCCCTGTGGCTGCTGACGCGCACAGGACACCTGGTGCGCGCCAACGCAGCATGCTGCCCCATGAGCGTGCTGCATCGTGTGTGCCCGCCACCGCCCCCGGCGCCACAGCCCTGTTGCTTGCACTTGTACAGCCACCTCACAGACCCCGGTAGCGCGTTAGCCTGCTGGGAGATTGTGCGCCAGAACGAGGGCGATCTGCGCCGCAGCGCCATGGCCTGGGCTTGGAAGAACAAGAACCG GTACCTGCCAGTGATAGGGCATACAGACGGCGCACTCTCGGTGCTTGACTGGCTCTCCTCGAAAACTGTGTTCCATACAGAGGCGCACAGCCCAGGCCCTGTTACAGCCATTGCGTCCACCTGGAACAGCATCGTTTCTTCGG GTGGAGATCTGACCGTGAAGATGTGGCGTGTCTTCCCCTATGCAGAGGAGAGCCTGAGCCTGCTGCGCACCTTCTCCTGCTGCCACCCGGTTGTGGTGCTTTGTGCTCTGGGTAAACGCATCACTGTAGGCTTTGAGGACCCAAATACTGCCACCTATGGCCTGGTGCAGTTTGGCTTGGGTGAGGGCCGGCGCTGTGACCACCGGCCCCAGGATGATCCCATGGACCACATCACTG GCTTGTGCTGCTGCCCCACACTCAAGCTGTATGCCTGCTCCAGCCTGGACTGCACCATCCGCATCTGGACCTCTGAGAATCGCCTTCTGCG GCTCCTGCAGCTGGATGGTTCCCCTCAGGCCCTGGCCTTCTCCAGCAACAGTGGAGACCTGGTGCTGGCAATGGGTTCccgtctctgcctggtctcccacAGGCTCTATCTGCCCACAGCCTACCTAGTGAAG AACCTGTGCCAGAAGGCTCCTGACGTGGTGGATGACCCTCCATTGCCACTGACCAGCCACGAGTCACTGACCTCCATCCAGATGCAGAGGCTCACCAACCTGCAGGGGGCATTCAGTCTCAG CCCGGCCCTGCTCTCCACCCGTCGCCAGACAGCAGCACCTCAGCAGCTAGTGATGAAGGAG GACTTGGAGGCCATAATGGCCCGTGACCAAGATCTTCAGGAGTTGAGGCTGGGACAGGTCATCCCAGCAGCCCGGCCCCCACCCTCCTGGAAGCAGCGCCAGGAAGCCTTTGACAATTACCTACGTTTGATCTATGGCCCTGGACTATTG GACATGCAGTTCAAAAGGGAGCCCCAGCAGGGGAGCATCATGACCCTCACCACAGAAAGAGAG CCAAGACAAGACATGTGTACCCTGTCCAGAACTGCCTCCTGCTTTGGACAGGCTACCATCAGCAGTGAGGCCCAGACAGTTCCCAAAGCCCTTCTCCACCCCCAGACCCCAGGGGCCCCAGGCCAGCATTTTGCCCACCCCCCCAAGTGATCTTGCCCATTCCACCC CCACCAGAAGGTCCACAGCAAAGTGTCCAAG CTTCTTGCCTGCTCTTCCCTGAGCTGTGACTTGGGCCTCAGTCTGGATCTGCAGATGCAGTTGGAGCAGCTCAGAGAGGAGATGACCGTGGCCTTGGACCCACCGTC GTCCCATCTCCAGGTCCCACTTTGGCTGCAGAAACAGCCCAAGGATCCTCTCTCAAATCTCAAGGGCTTCTTTCCTGCCACTGTGCAGTCCCACAAG TACTGCCCACGACCCATTAGCTTCCCTGGCTGTGTGCCCAACTCCGTGGTGCTTCAGCAGATGTGGCCGTCCACAGAGATCAGCTATCTTAGACCTCTGACCACGCTCACCTCCTATACTGAGAACAGACTCAAG CCAGATGCAAGCCTGGATGACCTATGGCTACAGCGCCACAGGTGGTCCAAGTGGCACAGTAGGCTGATGCAGTGGCTTCATGGGAAgtctgaggaggaagaggaagaagaggaggaggaggagaaggaactgAAAATAGACTGGATCTCAGCTTCTCTGAGTTCACCCAGGATGTATTCTGACCAACAGTTAGATTACTGGGAGGCAGAGGCTGGG AGCGCCATGGACTTGATTGGCGAGTCCCAGAGCTTCCATGAGGCCCCCAGGACCAAAACCTACTTTGGCTCCCAGTACCACCAGGGGCATTCACTTTGGGAAGAGCGCTATGGGCATCTGCCCAGGTTCCTGCACTCTTTCGTCATCCAGAACTGGTTCAAGAAGCTGTTCCCCATCTTCACCCTGGAG GCCTACCCTGAGATGGGCACAGTGGAGGGCCTGGCCTCCATGTTGGTGGACCTGCTGGCAGAGGCCACCTGGGAAGACCGTGTGCATATCCTAAATGCACTGCTGAGACTGCTGCCTGATGTGAGCAGTGACCTCCACAGTCGGCTACAGAGCAACCTCTTGCACTTGCTCAACTTGGACAACCCCCCCAGCCTCCAG GACCACATTCAGAAGCAATTTGTGATGCTGGCACTGCAGCTGCTGCTGGCCTGCTCCCTGGATTCCCGTGATGTGGTGCTAGAGCTCATGTCCTACTTCCTCTACTCTCCAGCTTCCGACCG GCCAGAGCTCAAGAAGCTGCTGAATGGTCTGGGCCTCCGGGACCCAGAGGGCTTCCTGTTCAAGGAGATGACGACCTGGGTCCGGGGCTCCAAACTTAATTCCAAGGCCAAGCTGCgcttacactgctgccagaagctgGAGGGCATGATCCAGCAGCTGAAG ATGGAAACTTTACAGCCATCTACAGCTCAGTTGTCAGTGGTGCTGCCCAAAGGCTCTGGTACCTGGCCGCCTTCCTTTCCTCCCAGGGAGGACCAGTCACAGGCTTCAGCAGTCTCAGGGGCTCCTTCGAGCGTCTTCTGGCCGCAAGCCTCTCAGGCACTCCTCCATGTCCTGGAGCCTCCCTTGCTTGTGGTGTCCCCCACAGAATCTAAAGCTGGAGCCCCAGAGCCCCAGGCTCACTTTTGCACTGGGCAGACCAGGCGGTCGCTCTCAGAGACGCTGAAGAGCTTCTGCTCGGTGCCTGAGCCCTCCATGCCCACTGCACCACATGGCCTGCCACAGCCGCTGGAAAAGACTGACTGGTCCCACTGGCAGATGCTGGACCTGGGCTACATCGATGCACTCAACTACTTCTGCGAGCAGCATCAAGTACAGCAGCAGAGTTTGATCCAGAAGGAAACTGAACAGCCACCCTGCTCTGCATCCCCACGCCCTCCTGTGCCTAACACTGTGGTGGCGCCACCCAGGGATCAAGG GCACTACCCCATTCTTAGACTGCAGGAAGCCAAGGCTCGGAGCTCTGGGATGAGAATGAAGG GCCCTGTGATGTCACATCTCAGCACCCACTGTGCCCGTTCACTGGACCGTTCCATCCGGGTGCTAAAGCTGCCCCTGCCGAGAGTGGAGTTGCAGCCCTTCCCCCCAGGCTGGCCCGCACCCCCTCGTGCCCTGCCCCCATTGCTCCTGCAGCCCACCCTGCAGCGCTACTTTCTGCCCCAAGATGCAGATCCTGACAGCTACAGCTAA